A stretch of the Clostridiales bacterium genome encodes the following:
- a CDS encoding MFS transporter — translation MEKNYRKTLIACYLAFITQAITANFAPLLFLKFHTDYSISLGQIALIPTAFFLTQLLVDVFCARFVDSIGYRRSVVASEVASGLGLAGLAFIPDLFADPFIGIMICVVIYAIGSGLIEVLASPIVEACPFEHKDAVMSLLHSFYCWGSVGVILLSTLFFAVFGIEHWKWLACIWALVPLYNIFNFATCPIERLTEEGKGMKIRELFRLPLFWVAILLMVCAGASELSMAQWASAFTEAALGFTKTVGDLAGPCLFAVTMGICRVIYGKFGPRMDLTKFMIGSGILCLCCYLLASLSSSPVLGLVGCILCGFSVGIMWPGTISITSPRIPKGGTALFAMLAMAGDLGGAFGPSLVGTVTQQAGDNLQSGMLVGSIFPLVLVIALVLLSRKAKD, via the coding sequence ATGGAAAAGAATTACCGGAAAACGCTCATCGCCTGTTACCTGGCGTTTATCACCCAGGCCATCACGGCAAACTTTGCCCCGCTGCTCTTCCTGAAATTCCATACGGACTATTCGATCTCCCTGGGACAGATCGCACTGATTCCCACGGCGTTTTTCCTAACCCAGCTGCTGGTGGACGTTTTCTGCGCCCGGTTTGTGGATTCCATCGGCTACCGGCGCAGCGTGGTGGCCTCCGAGGTTGCCTCCGGCCTGGGGCTCGCCGGCCTGGCCTTTATTCCGGACCTGTTTGCCGATCCGTTTATCGGCATCATGATCTGTGTGGTGATCTACGCCATCGGCAGCGGGTTGATCGAGGTGCTGGCCAGCCCCATTGTGGAGGCCTGCCCCTTCGAACACAAGGATGCCGTAATGAGCCTGCTGCATTCCTTCTACTGCTGGGGCTCGGTCGGCGTGATCCTGCTTTCCACCCTGTTCTTCGCAGTGTTCGGAATTGAGCACTGGAAATGGCTGGCCTGCATCTGGGCGCTGGTTCCGCTGTACAACATCTTCAATTTCGCCACCTGCCCCATCGAGCGCCTGACGGAGGAAGGCAAGGGCATGAAGATCCGGGAGCTGTTCCGGCTGCCGCTTTTCTGGGTGGCCATCCTGCTGATGGTCTGTGCCGGAGCCTCCGAGCTGTCCATGGCCCAGTGGGCTTCCGCCTTTACGGAAGCGGCGCTCGGCTTTACCAAGACGGTGGGCGACCTGGCCGGCCCGTGCCTGTTTGCCGTAACGATGGGCATTTGCCGGGTGATCTACGGCAAGTTCGGTCCCCGGATGGACCTGACGAAGTTCATGATCGGCTCCGGCATCCTGTGCCTGTGCTGCTATCTGCTGGCCAGCCTGTCCTCCAGCCCGGTTCTGGGCCTGGTCGGCTGTATTCTCTGCGGCTTCTCCGTCGGCATCATGTGGCCGGGAACCATCAGCATCACCTCACCCCGGATTCCCAAGGGCGGAACCGCCCTCTTTGCCATGCTGGCCATGGCCGGTGACCTGGGCGGCGCGTTCGGCCCTAGCCTGGTCGGAACGGTCACCCAGCAGGCCGGGGACAACCTGCAGTCCGGCATGCTGGTGGGCAGCATCTTCCCACTGGTGCTGGTAATCGCCCTGGTACTGCTCAGCCGAAAGGCCAAAGACTGA
- a CDS encoding VOC family protein, with the protein MGEQRMPAAMGLSHVAIRTRDILESIRFYTEVLGLREAFRMHREDGSLATVYMYFAPGQYLELFSGGTREGTEGKDVIGFCHICVMTKDIHRSYEAVKAAGGPVDREIQRGKSQCWMFWTHDPDGTQIEVMEMPPESLQAQADARLGTGA; encoded by the coding sequence ATGGGTGAACAGAGAATGCCGGCGGCTATGGGCCTGAGCCATGTGGCCATCCGGACCCGGGATATCCTGGAAAGCATCCGTTTTTACACCGAGGTTCTCGGCCTGCGGGAAGCCTTCCGCATGCACCGGGAGGACGGCTCGCTGGCGACGGTGTATATGTATTTCGCGCCCGGGCAGTACCTGGAACTGTTTTCCGGCGGTACCCGGGAGGGAACGGAAGGAAAAGACGTCATCGGCTTCTGCCATATCTGCGTGATGACGAAGGATATCCACCGTTCCTATGAGGCGGTGAAGGCCGCGGGCGGTCCGGTGGACCGGGAAATCCAGAGGGGAAAGTCCCAATGCTGGATGTTTTGGACCCATGATCCGGACGGAACGCAGATTGAAGTGATGGAAATGCCGCCGGAATCCCTGCAGGCCCAGGCGGACGCGCGGCTCGGGACAGGTGCCTGA
- a CDS encoding AAA family ATPase yields MQKIYFISGPCGSGKTTFANAFAVHLVRQEHKTVYLIHGDDFHQGFIEPEDKGYFFVGGEAHNRVLWEDILRFNWDCILMTAEKALAQGMDVVIDYVIETELPRVRALAEKKDAALYYIVLTAEEDELEKRILERGDADLVERAKFLKRELEAMPENQGHLVDNTGKTADELIRGLDPEQFLVDRNSGNVD; encoded by the coding sequence ATGCAGAAGATTTATTTTATTTCCGGACCGTGCGGCAGCGGGAAGACCACATTCGCGAATGCGTTTGCCGTGCACCTGGTCCGGCAGGAGCATAAAACGGTTTATCTGATCCACGGGGATGATTTCCACCAGGGATTTATTGAACCGGAGGACAAAGGGTATTTCTTTGTCGGCGGTGAGGCGCACAACCGGGTACTGTGGGAGGATATCCTGCGCTTCAACTGGGACTGCATCCTCATGACAGCGGAAAAGGCCCTCGCGCAGGGAATGGATGTCGTGATCGATTACGTGATCGAGACGGAGCTGCCCCGTGTCCGGGCACTGGCGGAAAAGAAGGATGCGGCGCTGTACTATATTGTGCTGACCGCAGAGGAGGATGAACTGGAAAAGCGCATCCTGGAACGCGGCGATGCGGACCTGGTGGAACGGGCAAAGTTTCTGAAAAGGGAGCTGGAAGCGATGCCGGAAAACCAGGGCCATCTGGTGGACAACACCGGGAAAACCGCGGATGAACTGATCCGCGGCCTGGACCCGGAACAGTTCCTTGTAGACCGGAACAGCGGGAACGTGGATTGA
- a CDS encoding patatin family protein: MKTALIMEGGAMRGMFTCGVMDVLMENGITFDGAAGISAGACFGCNFKSGQVGRPLRYNREYCRDPRYCSFRSLILTGDLYNADFCYRELPEVLDPFDREAFAQNPMAFYVGATDVETGECVFHRCTDGGGEDMLWFRASASMPVVSRPVKIGNRSYLDGGIADAVPYRYMEQQGYDRNVIVLTQPRGYRKKPESIPGMKLFLRRYPKILEAMEQRHGMYNRQMEELDRIEAEHTALVIRPPESLGIGHTEKNPEELERVYRIGRLEAEKRLPEIREYIGI, from the coding sequence ATGAAGACAGCGCTGATCATGGAAGGCGGCGCCATGCGCGGCATGTTCACCTGCGGCGTCATGGATGTCCTGATGGAGAACGGCATTACCTTTGACGGTGCGGCCGGGATTTCCGCCGGGGCCTGTTTCGGCTGCAATTTCAAATCCGGCCAGGTCGGCCGGCCGCTCCGCTACAACAGGGAATACTGCCGGGATCCCCGGTACTGCAGCTTCCGCTCCCTGATCCTCACCGGGGATCTGTACAACGCGGATTTCTGCTACCGGGAATTGCCGGAGGTGCTGGACCCGTTTGACCGGGAAGCCTTCGCGCAGAATCCCATGGCGTTTTACGTCGGCGCCACGGACGTGGAAACCGGCGAATGCGTGTTTCACCGGTGCACGGACGGCGGCGGGGAGGATATGCTCTGGTTCCGGGCATCCGCATCAATGCCGGTGGTTTCCCGCCCGGTCAAAATCGGAAACCGCTCCTACCTGGACGGCGGCATCGCGGACGCGGTGCCGTACCGGTATATGGAGCAGCAGGGTTATGACCGGAATGTAATCGTGCTGACGCAGCCCAGGGGCTACCGGAAGAAACCGGAAAGCATCCCGGGTATGAAACTGTTCCTGCGCCGGTATCCGAAGATCCTGGAGGCGATGGAACAACGGCACGGGATGTACAACCGGCAGATGGAAGAGCTGGACCGGATCGAGGCGGAACATACCGCGCTGGTGATCCGGCCGCCGGAAAGCCTGGGGATCGGGCATACGGAAAAGAACCCGGAGGAGCTGGAACGTGTTTACCGGATCGGACGGCTGGAGGCGGAAAAGCGCCTGCCGGAGATCCGGGAATACATCGGGATATGA
- a CDS encoding GNAT family N-acetyltransferase, giving the protein MTARKASGEEMLRLWGYRDGEVPSPTARFFRDNIASGNADFWTMDHNGELIGELYTFRDIPEDRDFADGRTTAYLCAFRIREDFRGQGLGTRLMKTVLASLKAEGFRRVTIGVGPEEEQNVRLYRRMGFTGKVKDCYMDPCAMDENMRPRADDCYWLLAKDL; this is encoded by the coding sequence ATGACTGCCAGGAAAGCGTCCGGAGAAGAAATGCTGCGGCTGTGGGGATACCGGGACGGCGAGGTGCCGTCACCCACTGCACGGTTTTTCCGGGATAATATCGCCTCCGGGAACGCGGATTTCTGGACGATGGACCATAACGGGGAACTGATCGGGGAACTGTACACTTTCCGGGATATCCCGGAGGACCGGGATTTTGCGGACGGGAGGACGACTGCGTACCTGTGTGCCTTCCGGATCCGGGAGGATTTCCGCGGGCAGGGACTGGGCACCCGGCTGATGAAAACGGTCCTGGCCAGCCTGAAAGCCGAAGGCTTCCGGCGAGTGACCATCGGGGTCGGTCCGGAGGAGGAACAGAATGTCCGGCTGTACCGCCGCATGGGCTTTACCGGAAAAGTCAAGGACTGTTATATGGACCCATGTGCCATGGATGAGAATATGCGGCCGCGGGCGGATGACTGTTACTGGCTGCTGGCAAAGGATTTATAA
- a CDS encoding Type 1 glutamine amidotransferase-like domain-containing protein — protein MICFLTSRTDTPTGELDPANHFVEEMRRCFPSPCRALDICSNPDGWAGMDYYSGLIRTSFEDAGFQFESFRTLDSRNEEQAAELVRDSNFIVLSGGHVPTQNAFFRKIGLRELMKDYDGIVVGISAGSMNSADVVYSHPEEEGEAVDPDYRRFLAGLNLTKVMLLPHYQDEKDVVLDGLRVYEDIAFPDSMGRTFYAIPDGSYLFIDSGREELRGEAYMIRDGVLSRIAPEGGITRLN, from the coding sequence ATGATTTGCTTTCTGACCAGCAGGACGGATACACCGACAGGAGAACTGGATCCTGCCAATCACTTTGTTGAGGAAATGCGGCGCTGCTTTCCCAGCCCGTGCCGGGCGCTGGACATCTGCTCCAATCCCGACGGATGGGCAGGCATGGACTATTATTCGGGCCTGATCCGGACAAGCTTTGAGGACGCGGGTTTTCAGTTTGAAAGCTTCCGCACACTGGACAGCCGGAATGAGGAGCAGGCGGCGGAGCTTGTGCGGGATTCCAACTTCATTGTGCTCAGCGGCGGCCATGTGCCGACACAGAACGCTTTTTTCCGGAAAATCGGCCTGCGGGAACTGATGAAGGACTATGACGGAATCGTTGTCGGGATCAGCGCGGGAAGCATGAACAGCGCGGACGTTGTTTATTCCCATCCGGAAGAGGAAGGCGAGGCGGTGGATCCGGATTACCGGCGGTTCCTGGCAGGACTGAATCTGACGAAGGTCATGCTGCTTCCGCATTATCAGGATGAGAAGGATGTTGTGCTGGACGGACTGCGGGTGTATGAGGATATCGCCTTCCCGGACAGCATGGGAAGGACATTCTATGCCATCCCGGACGGGAGCTACCTGTTCATTGATTCCGGACGGGAAGAGCTGCGGGGTGAGGCATACATGATCCGGGACGGCGTACTGAGCCGGATTGCGCCGGAAGGCGGCATTACCCGGCTGAATTAA
- a CDS encoding GNAT family N-acetyltransferase translates to MEKFYFEIPGISRKEDAIDYIREFLEYGSEINGAGGLHRFLDDYEGWLKKLDLDYIQVPNEERVPARTYFLVRESDSRIVGMINIRLALNERLSHYGGHIGYSIRPTERGKGYNNINLYLGLKVCRKYGIERIFMDADLENPASWKTMEAFGGVRIREYDDDVNAHCTVVDYNIDVSRALDSHPEYEERIIPKDFE, encoded by the coding sequence ATGGAGAAGTTCTATTTTGAAATTCCGGGAATCAGCCGGAAGGAAGACGCGATTGACTATATCCGGGAGTTCCTGGAATACGGTTCCGAAATCAACGGAGCCGGCGGACTGCACCGCTTCCTGGACGACTATGAGGGCTGGCTGAAAAAGCTGGACCTGGATTATATACAGGTTCCCAACGAGGAGAGGGTACCGGCCCGGACGTATTTCCTGGTGCGGGAAAGCGATTCCAGGATTGTCGGGATGATCAATATCCGCCTGGCGCTCAATGAGCGGCTCAGCCACTATGGCGGACATATCGGATACAGCATCCGGCCGACGGAACGGGGAAAGGGATACAACAACATCAACCTGTACCTGGGCCTGAAGGTCTGCCGGAAATATGGAATTGAGCGGATTTTTATGGACGCCGACCTGGAGAATCCTGCTTCCTGGAAAACGATGGAAGCCTTCGGCGGAGTGCGGATCCGGGAATACGATGACGATGTCAACGCGCACTGCACTGTAGTGGATTACAACATTGACGTCAGCCGGGCGCTGGACAGCCACCCGGAATATGAGGAGCGGATTATCCCGAAGGATTTCGAGTGA
- a CDS encoding class I SAM-dependent methyltransferase encodes MENIFEQVEKNIDNLVLNNVNWTASATKEELDAARDGRLVLRFWDREVPSEWLKDIRGKRVLCLAGAGGLQAPLFACAGAKVTVIDISAGMLEKDQEIAARENLPIEIVKGNICDLSMFADESFDLIFNPPSLMYIPDVSVVFRECFRVLAKGGEFILMAPAPINYVCDWVEDEQGGYYKAVNRMPWCSRDFDDSGWIEYGHTMEEYLGGLTGSGFAVTGYLECQAENITELNFLARAVKQTGE; translated from the coding sequence ATGGAAAACATATTTGAGCAGGTCGAGAAGAATATCGACAATCTTGTGCTGAACAACGTGAACTGGACGGCATCCGCCACAAAAGAGGAGCTGGATGCGGCCAGGGACGGCCGGCTGGTTCTGCGGTTCTGGGACCGGGAAGTTCCGAGCGAATGGCTGAAGGATATCCGGGGAAAGCGGGTGCTCTGCCTGGCAGGAGCCGGCGGCCTGCAGGCGCCGCTGTTCGCCTGCGCCGGGGCAAAGGTAACGGTGATTGATATTTCCGCCGGAATGCTGGAAAAGGACCAGGAAATCGCGGCCAGGGAGAACCTGCCGATTGAAATCGTGAAGGGGAATATCTGCGACCTGTCCATGTTCGCGGATGAATCCTTTGACCTGATATTCAACCCGCCGTCCCTGATGTATATTCCGGACGTCAGCGTGGTTTTCCGGGAATGCTTCCGGGTACTGGCCAAAGGCGGGGAGTTCATCCTCATGGCGCCGGCGCCCATCAACTACGTATGTGACTGGGTGGAGGATGAACAGGGCGGTTATTATAAAGCCGTTAATCGGATGCCCTGGTGCTCCAGGGACTTTGACGATTCCGGCTGGATTGAGTACGGGCACACCATGGAGGAATACCTGGGCGGCCTGACCGGCAGCGGGTTTGCGGTCACCGGGTACCTGGAATGCCAGGCGGAGAATATCACCGAACTCAATTTCCTGGCCCGGGCAGTAAAACAGACTGGAGAATAA
- a CDS encoding GNAT family N-acetyltransferase, protein MPGQYICRIASPEDMERKWDYEISRNADDRENWIVWKNEAIANLREGRAIPYYGILDGGIICEATAIIDPDAAQNSSGLIDNRTAYLCAFRTNESFRGKGYFSGLFRFMTDDLRSRGYTRLTLGVEPEDQVNRAIYRHYGFTELIKTDTEKYPDGTTINVEYYVKE, encoded by the coding sequence ATGCCAGGACAATATATCTGCAGGATCGCCTCCCCGGAGGACATGGAACGGAAATGGGATTACGAAATCAGCCGGAATGCGGATGACCGGGAGAACTGGATTGTCTGGAAAAACGAGGCGATCGCCAATCTCCGGGAAGGCAGGGCAATTCCGTATTACGGAATCCTGGACGGGGGAATCATCTGTGAGGCAACGGCCATCATCGATCCGGATGCCGCGCAGAACAGCAGCGGCCTCATTGACAACCGGACGGCGTACCTGTGCGCCTTCAGGACCAATGAATCATTCCGGGGGAAGGGATATTTCTCCGGGCTGTTCCGGTTTATGACAGACGACCTGCGGAGCAGGGGATACACACGCCTGACCCTGGGCGTGGAACCGGAAGACCAGGTCAATAGAGCAATTTACCGGCATTACGGGTTTACGGAACTAATCAAAACAGATACCGAAAAATACCCGGATGGAACCACCATAAATGTGGAGTATTACGTGAAGGAATAA
- a CDS encoding 2-hydroxyacid dehydrogenase: MKVAFFDAKAYDKPSFELYGGEHGIRFKYLEAKLNEDTVDFAKGCEAVCVFVNDTVNAAIIEKLYEYGVRLIALRSAGYNNVDLQAAFGKIHVVHVPAYSPYAVAEHAIALLLTSVRRIHKAYNRTREFNFSLNGLTGFDFHGKTVGVVGTGKIGRIFIDICRGFGMNVIAYDLFPAKDSGIEYVSLDELLERSDIISLHCPLTDETRHMINADAIGKMKKGVVIVNTSRGGLIDAEALLEGIKARKIGAACLDVYEEEADVFFEDRSGHILNDDLLSRLISMPNVIVTSHQAFLTEEALNNIAETTVNNILSCFEKDGACDNELCYRYGNIEQCKKQRKGKCF, translated from the coding sequence ATCAAAGTGGCATTCTTCGACGCAAAGGCATATGACAAGCCCTCTTTTGAACTGTACGGCGGAGAGCACGGCATCCGGTTCAAATACCTGGAGGCAAAGCTCAATGAAGACACCGTGGATTTCGCAAAGGGCTGTGAAGCCGTATGCGTATTTGTCAACGACACCGTCAACGCGGCGATCATCGAAAAGCTGTATGAATACGGTGTCCGGCTGATTGCGCTGCGCTCGGCCGGCTACAATAACGTGGACCTGCAGGCCGCTTTCGGCAAAATCCATGTGGTCCATGTCCCGGCCTATTCCCCGTATGCCGTGGCAGAGCACGCCATCGCGCTGCTGCTGACTTCCGTACGCCGGATCCACAAGGCATATAACCGGACGCGCGAGTTCAATTTCTCCCTGAACGGGCTGACCGGCTTCGATTTCCACGGAAAGACCGTGGGCGTGGTCGGTACCGGCAAGATCGGGCGGATCTTCATCGACATCTGCCGCGGCTTCGGGATGAACGTGATCGCCTACGACCTGTTCCCGGCAAAGGACAGCGGAATCGAATACGTTTCCCTGGATGAGCTGCTGGAGCGGAGCGATATCATCTCCCTCCATTGCCCGCTGACGGATGAAACCCGCCACATGATCAACGCGGACGCCATCGGAAAGATGAAGAAGGGCGTTGTGATCGTGAACACCTCCCGGGGCGGCCTGATTGACGCGGAAGCCCTGCTGGAAGGCATCAAGGCCCGGAAGATCGGTGCGGCCTGCCTGGACGTATACGAGGAAGAAGCGGACGTGTTCTTTGAGGACCGGTCCGGGCATATCCTGAACGACGACCTGCTGTCCCGGCTGATTTCCATGCCCAACGTGATCGTCACCTCCCACCAGGCTTTCCTGACGGAGGAGGCGCTGAACAACATTGCGGAAACCACCGTAAACAACATCCTGTCCTGCTTTGAGAAGGACGGGGCGTGCGACAATGAGCTGTGCTACCGCTACGGGAATATCGAACAGTGCAAGAAACAGCGCAAGGGCAAGTGCTTCTGA
- a CDS encoding DNA mismatch repair protein, with protein MKEQSLSILFPRQDEVVYRQLPDTVWHDLGLDAVTDKVAQRPEEAELIRRVMTSLTADPAVSAFRCDVFRDILKHPEIRERMMKLLQQVKTFYDYGIVNRGAGDETGLWDLMHRLEEYHDYILTVEALRECLSDKDLSSEGLRGLWTEVDRICRDNGFAALKKDVEEMRLTASDLKSITVGINLNDRFEAVNMGLVSVNKKPFTRSSLLKNFISAVSPRDDIREEADWNGSTSYYPANGENGILANAGKAMERAILVRNPIAAMSMARIPDADGLAGVPRQMDSAASMLAGRITRRLKDMLGKYLNVSVREIAALIPELVYYTRWAEYIGKCTEKGWTFCKPETRQEPGSAAGMAAEGFCNLKLIGSLTPAEVTFNDLSFDPEKRIFILTGANRGGKTTITQAVGQLFLLAQGGISVPAQRFSFSPADQVLTHFPADEDKTMDLGRLGEECQRFREMYSASTGNSLLLLNETFSTTSFEEGYYIAVDAVRALLDRGCRVIYNTHMHKLAYDLDSAINQPGRTGKAVSLVAETTGGKNSFRVRVAPPEGKSFARDIAEKYGVTYESLTAAKPEQAGEKA; from the coding sequence ATGAAAGAACAGTCGCTGAGCATTCTTTTTCCCCGCCAGGATGAGGTGGTTTACCGCCAGCTGCCGGATACGGTGTGGCATGACCTGGGGCTGGATGCTGTTACGGACAAAGTGGCGCAGCGGCCGGAGGAAGCCGAGCTGATCCGCCGGGTCATGACGAGCCTGACGGCGGATCCCGCCGTCAGCGCCTTCCGCTGCGATGTGTTCCGGGATATCCTGAAGCATCCGGAAATCCGGGAGCGGATGATGAAGCTGCTGCAGCAGGTGAAGACGTTCTATGACTATGGCATCGTCAACCGCGGTGCGGGGGATGAGACGGGCCTCTGGGACCTGATGCACCGGCTGGAGGAGTATCACGACTATATCCTGACGGTGGAGGCCCTGCGGGAATGCCTGTCCGACAAGGATCTTTCCTCCGAAGGGCTCCGCGGCCTGTGGACCGAGGTGGACCGGATCTGCCGGGACAACGGGTTTGCCGCGCTGAAGAAGGACGTGGAGGAGATGCGGCTGACCGCCTCCGACCTGAAGAGCATTACTGTGGGAATCAACCTGAATGACCGCTTTGAGGCGGTGAACATGGGGCTGGTTTCCGTGAACAAAAAGCCGTTTACCCGCTCCAGCCTGCTGAAGAATTTTATCAGCGCAGTCTCTCCCCGGGATGATATCCGGGAGGAGGCGGACTGGAACGGCAGCACCTCCTACTATCCGGCCAACGGGGAGAACGGCATCCTGGCAAATGCCGGGAAGGCAATGGAAAGGGCGATCCTGGTACGCAACCCCATCGCTGCGATGTCCATGGCCCGGATTCCGGATGCGGACGGCCTGGCCGGGGTTCCCCGCCAGATGGATTCCGCCGCTTCCATGCTGGCCGGCCGGATCACCCGGCGGCTGAAGGACATGCTGGGCAAATACCTGAATGTGAGCGTGCGGGAAATCGCCGCCCTGATTCCGGAACTTGTGTACTATACCCGCTGGGCGGAATACATCGGAAAATGCACGGAAAAGGGCTGGACCTTCTGCAAGCCGGAAACCCGGCAGGAACCGGGGAGCGCCGCGGGAATGGCGGCGGAGGGCTTCTGCAACCTGAAGCTCATCGGCTCACTGACGCCGGCGGAGGTCACCTTCAACGACCTTTCCTTTGATCCGGAAAAGCGGATCTTCATCCTGACCGGCGCGAACCGGGGCGGCAAGACTACCATTACCCAGGCGGTCGGCCAGCTGTTCCTGCTGGCGCAGGGCGGTATCTCCGTGCCGGCGCAGCGGTTCTCCTTCTCCCCGGCGGATCAGGTGCTGACCCATTTCCCGGCGGACGAGGACAAAACCATGGATCTCGGGCGGCTGGGCGAGGAATGCCAGCGCTTCCGGGAAATGTATTCCGCCTCCACCGGGAACAGCCTGCTGCTGCTCAACGAGACGTTTTCCACCACCTCATTCGAGGAAGGTTACTATATCGCGGTGGACGCGGTGCGCGCCCTGCTGGACCGGGGCTGCCGCGTGATCTACAACACCCATATGCACAAGCTGGCCTATGACCTGGATTCCGCCATCAACCAGCCGGGCCGGACCGGGAAAGCGGTTTCCCTCGTTGCGGAAACCACCGGCGGAAAGAACTCATTCCGGGTGCGCGTGGCGCCGCCGGAGGGAAAATCCTTTGCCCGGGATATCGCGGAGAAATACGGGGTCACCTATGAATCCCTGACGGCGGCGAAGCCGGAGCAGGCCGGGGAAAAGGCATGA
- a CDS encoding EamA family transporter — protein sequence MEQKANDHRSIWMMVCSMLIFGTIGVFRRFIPLPSAFLACTRGIIGGLCILLLVRLKGKRNTEKLARRDLLILVVSGAMIGANWMLLFEAYNHTTVAIATLCYYMAPTIVILLSPVIFRERMTAKKAVCAAVAIAGMVLVSGAAGGSGGNEVSIPGILLGLGAAVLYAFIVILNKKIPGIDAYQKTSVQLLSAGLAMVPYLLLTGGFQAEGFSLSAAALVLVVGIVHTGTAYTLYFGSMDGLRVQTVAILSYIDPVSALLFSAFLLREPLTPLNILGAVMIIGSAMISEIRKTDSPAPQDLPEP from the coding sequence ATGGAGCAGAAAGCCAACGATCACAGATCCATATGGATGATGGTTTGCTCCATGCTGATTTTCGGCACCATCGGCGTTTTCCGGCGGTTCATTCCGCTCCCCTCCGCCTTCCTGGCCTGCACCCGCGGAATCATCGGCGGCCTGTGCATCCTGCTCCTGGTCCGGCTGAAGGGAAAACGGAATACCGAAAAGCTCGCGCGCCGGGATCTGCTGATCCTGGTGGTTTCCGGCGCGATGATCGGCGCCAACTGGATGCTGCTCTTCGAGGCATACAACCACACAACAGTCGCAATCGCCACGCTCTGCTATTACATGGCACCGACCATCGTGATCCTGCTGTCCCCCGTGATCTTCCGGGAACGGATGACCGCAAAAAAAGCCGTTTGCGCCGCCGTTGCGATTGCCGGCATGGTGCTGGTTTCCGGCGCGGCCGGCGGCAGCGGAGGAAATGAAGTCAGCATTCCCGGAATTCTCCTCGGGCTCGGCGCCGCGGTGCTGTATGCGTTCATTGTCATCCTGAACAAGAAAATCCCGGGGATCGACGCGTACCAGAAAACCTCCGTCCAGCTGCTTTCCGCCGGGCTGGCCATGGTGCCGTACCTGCTCCTGACCGGCGGTTTCCAGGCAGAGGGGTTCAGCCTTTCCGCGGCTGCCCTGGTCCTGGTGGTCGGCATCGTCCACACGGGAACCGCCTACACCTTGTACTTCGGCAGCATGGACGGGCTGCGCGTGCAGACCGTCGCCATCCTGAGCTATATCGACCCCGTTTCCGCGCTGCTGTTCTCCGCGTTCCTGCTCCGGGAGCCACTGACTCCCCTGAACATCCTCGGCGCCGTGATGATTATCGGTTCCGCGATGATAAGCGAAATCCGGAAAACGGATTCCCCGGCCCCGCAGGATCTGCCTGAACCCTGA
- a CDS encoding HAD-IA family hydrolase, with translation MIRLLQDKKVLFFDIGYTLDMPASGDWMFTGLFLREAGEKLKEHTGEEISCARNAGLRFLTQNHLVTSVEAECAQFRQYYSIISDELGLGLSGEQLDRAARDRSYNMDNYIPYPGIREVLETLSKTHRLGLISDTWPSVDKQLEHIGVDRYFSFHTYSCELGVFKPDRRMYLDALAKGGVPAEETVFIDDSVRNLDGAAKLGITPVLIAANPAADVETCHLKIHDLRELIGD, from the coding sequence ATGATCAGGCTGCTGCAGGACAAAAAAGTACTCTTTTTTGATATCGGGTATACGCTGGATATGCCTGCTTCCGGGGACTGGATGTTTACCGGCCTTTTCCTGCGGGAAGCAGGGGAAAAACTGAAGGAGCATACCGGGGAGGAGATCAGCTGCGCCCGGAATGCCGGTTTGCGCTTCCTGACTCAGAATCACCTGGTGACGAGTGTGGAAGCGGAGTGCGCGCAGTTCCGGCAGTATTATTCCATTATTTCAGATGAACTGGGATTGGGACTGTCCGGGGAGCAGCTGGACCGGGCTGCCCGGGACCGCTCTTACAATATGGACAACTATATTCCTTATCCCGGAATCCGGGAGGTGCTGGAAACGCTCAGCAAAACACACCGGCTCGGCCTCATTTCCGACACCTGGCCCAGCGTGGACAAACAGCTGGAGCATATCGGCGTGGACCGGTATTTCTCCTTCCACACGTACAGCTGTGAGCTGGGAGTATTCAAGCCGGACCGCAGGATGTACCTGGATGCGCTGGCAAAGGGCGGCGTTCCGGCGGAAGAAACGGTTTTTATCGATGACAGTGTGCGGAACCTGGACGGGGCCGCGAAGCTGGGCATCACGCCGGTCCTGATCGCGGCCAATCCGGCGGCGGATGTGGAGACCTGCCACCTGAAGATCCACGATTTGCGGGAACTGATCGGGGATTAG